In Brienomyrus brachyistius isolate T26 chromosome 11, BBRACH_0.4, whole genome shotgun sequence, the DNA window TAATACCCTCCATGAATATTTTTCACATTGTCCAAACCAGATGATTGTATTAACGTTTGTCAGTTTATGACATGTTTCTGCGGACCCCTTGGTAACCCCACCCCAAGTTGAAAACCCCAACTTTGCAGCGAGAATGATGATGCAATACGCTCACCTTGCACGCACGAGCTAATTCATACTGCAGGTCTTTGATGGTGAGGTTCTTAGCATCCAAAACATCCTGAAAAGAGAGAGATATGCTCACGCAATATGCTCACATATGCTCACGCAAACTAAATTCAACTCAATGAAAAAGatacatataaaatatgtatacaACTATGGACTAGACCAGTGTGCACTGCAGTGCAACACATCAGGGTCGTGATAACCTACATTACACAGGCAGTCAAACAAAATGCCATTTAAGTCATTTTTATGCGAGTATAAATCTATGATCTCTGTAAAAGTTGTGAGTCACAGTGGTCCTGAAGAATTTGAAGTGACAGAGGCCTAAAAAGTTTTGGAAAATAACCGGATTGATCTAGACTGGGGGGGCCAATataatatgctttcatggggcccaaaatctctggcAACACCCCTGTACAGATAAATAACTTTAAACATTTGTTTTGACTGCCTAAGTCTTTGGGATAATGCTGTATATTTATTGCATTAAATCATGCTTTTATCCACTGGAAAAAGTGAATATTTTATCTCAATGGTGCTGGGAAGTAGCTCACTGCTGGCCCAGGTGTAGGCAGCTCTTGGTCTGAAGTATACACACCCTAGAGCCTACAGAACATAAAGGCCAGCTAAGCAAAGCCTGAATGTAGCTCCAACTCCGCAAAGTTTGGCTTTCATCTATACAGCAGCCAAGCGGTGAAAACAACAATCAGAAATGAGCTCAGGTGCAGTGTGGCATGCTGGGAGCTTGAGGATTAAACGAGAGGAGCAGGTCGCGGAAAGGTGTACCTCCAGCTTGCGGCTCGCCACGCTAAGAGCCGTGGGCTCCAGGTTGGAGGCAGACAGGACTTCATTCAGCTGAGCTTCTTTCTTCTCCAGGGTGTCAGCCAGAACCTCCAGCTTCTTCTCCAGGAGCAAGTTTTTGAAGCCGCTCTTCTGCTGCACCTCCTGAATGGCCTGCGTGAACTTCTGGTACAGTTCATCCCTCTCTGCCTGGACCTGTTTAGGTGAGCATGGTGGTCATCTGGAGGCTCAAACAAAACATCTCAATTCACACAGTATCATACACAGTGCAAGGAACAGGAGATTTCCTGTTTAGTGATATGCAAGTGGCCATTCAGATTTCTACATAGCTCACAATTCCAAATGAGGGTCCCTTCACTTCGTGAAGGTTATTGGTATTAAGTTTTAACTTTAAAATCACAAGCAAACCTGGGGATCAGCAGGCCTGCTCCAAAGAACCTGGAGACCTGTTGACCTGAGATGTCTTGGCCCATTACCAAAATCTTGGCTTTGATGTGCATGATCCTGATCTTTTGACATGCTTGTCAAAAGTCCTTTGGCTCTGACATTCAGTATGACTTGAAAAGACTGTCTGCTGATTCTCCGCTGGACAGAATACAGCTGCTACTTTCATAACACTCAAGCAACTGGTACTAAGACTAGTAAGGAGATAAGGGTGAGGTATCGCCTCTGTGAGACCCACTAACTTACTTCCACCTCTTAAGAATAAAAATCGTCCAACTGACCATTACATCATATATGATCAATATATGATCCCATATGATCCAAACTTAGATCAAATGAAGAGACATTTGGCCAAGTTTTGTGTGGGTCCAAGTGCATAAATCAGGTTCTATCAGGCAAAACTGCTCTGTGGACTTATATGTGTTTTCGGAAATGcaacattacatcatctcaCCTTGCCGAACCTCTGTTCTACCACTTCATGTTCCCACTTTAGGTCCTTATTCTCCTTTTCTGCAATCTTCAGATGTGCTTTGGCCCGCTGTGGGGAGACCAAGCTGTCTTCAGCTTAAACACACCACCCAGTGCTGAGATCTGCTGCAGTATTTCACACTAGCATGTTTCTGCTCATTGCAGAAGTTGAAGCTACTGGCCGACttcaactgaaaaaaaaactggaaataaAGAAATGCTGCAGATTTTACCAAACTAAACATTTGCTCAGTAtcacttcatcttcctcaaataCCATGAGATCCATATCCAATAACAGTATGAAATGAAAACACGGACAAAGCCAGTAAAACAGAGCCAATACCGTGAAGCTCACAGCAGGCTTTCGGCAATAAACTCACCGCTAGGGAGCCTTTGTCCATATCATAGTTAGCCAGCTGCTTCTTCTGCTCCGCCAGCTGGCCGCTGGCCTTCTGCAGAGCCTCCGTCAGGCGCTTGTTCTGCTGCTGCACCTCTGCCATCTCCTTCTCCATCCTCTCTTCCTTCTTCTTTTTCTCATCAACTTGCTCCTTCAATGAAGATGCCGGATGCAGTATATCACTCGCTGCCACCGGAGGCACACGGGTGGACCTCTTCTGTGCCGCTCCATGCACTGCGGAGTCAGGCACTGCCTTACTGCtatacatccccccccccccccaccgtcgcCACCCAAGTCCTCACCTTGAGTGagttaatgagggacaggttgTTGATAGTGATGTCATTGTAGTAGTTCTTTATGTCACTGAAGGCCTTCTCATGGTTCTTCATCAGTGTATCGATGTGGCCGTTCTTCCTCTCCTCTATCTCATGAATTTCTGTTTTCCTCCTCAAATCCAGCTCCGCTCTCATAGCctccattttctttttatacTTTGCCTCTATTTCTGTGAAAAggttaataaattatatatatataaaatgataGGTTCCATGTTGTACTATGCAGCACGTCCGTCATCCCTAAACGTACATGTACATGGGTTCTATATGTGTGATCTTATATTTGTTGCATAACAAACCTCGTACTTGCCGTTCAAAATCACTCATTGTTTTGGTAACTTCTTCCTCTTGCTTCTGTTGAAATTTCAGTTAGCAAAGGAGAGCTGGTGAGATCTATCATATCGTACAAATGTCATAACCCATTTCTAATTACCACAAACTACCACAAAACCTTCGAAGGAAACACTGAGAAGCATAGGGGAGAGTCCACATACCAGCTTGAGGCTCTTCACTAGGTCCTCATGCCCTAGCTCCTGCTCCTTGTAATCCACCTTGAGAGCCCGCATGGCCCTCCGCAGCTCGTTCTCCTGGCTTCCGTGCTCCTTCTGCATCACCTTGCTGCTCAGCACTCCTTCGGCCTTCAGCTCGGCGACGTTGTTCTGATGTTCATACAGTAGGTGCTTCACCTTCTGCTTATAAACCTgtacagagacaaattggataGAACAATGAAGCAACGTGTGTAGATCCCACATCTCAGCCACAGCAAAGACCGGAGCTTAGCCCGTTTTTACAGCTAAGCAGTCAAAATTCAACTTCTTACATTCCAAGACAACTAATGTCGACTCAGCCCACATCGCTGTCTATGCAGTCCCTTCCTGATCCTCCACAGGTGTAGGCGGACATGTTGCCAGTGGTATGTGCCTTTGCCTTGCACCATTAGTCACTGATTGATTTCACCCACTACTCAGAGTCattgggggtccggagtctatctcGAAGTCTAcgcgcacaaggcagggaataacccaggatggggcaccaacctatCGCAGGGAgcaaactcacacaccattcactcacacatgcatacctacaggcaatttggtaactccaattaaccttagcatgtttttgactgtggggggaaactggagtaccgaGAGGAAACCGTACATCTacatagggagaacatacaaactccacacatatggaTCCAGAGcggggacttgaaccctggtcccagaggtgtgaggcaacagtgctaactgatgcttaattccactaatgGTCCCAAAAACTGATTTTCAAAAAGCGCACTTACCTTGATTTCCACTTGATGTCGATCTTCACACTCCTCCATCTCCCTGTCCCGGTTCCTGAGCTCCGCCTTCTTCTCCTCCAGCTGCCTCCTGGTGATCTCCCAGAAGGTATGGATCTTGTCCCTCTCCAGCTGGAAGTAGTTGCGCTCCTCCCTTTCTCTATCCAGCTCATCCCGGAGCCGCACAATGTGCTCCTCCAGCTTTAACATCCCCAGAGTTAAATGTTCATTTGTTCATTTGTGCAGTTACAGGCTCTACACGGTCCATAATTAACTGAACAGCATACGGATCTTTATATGACTTAATATAAACACTAAACAGAGCATCGATCGCACGCAGATCCAGTCAAAGGTCCTACCTGCTCCTTCGACATCTCTTCAGTGGAGAGACCATCTACCACAGTGGGGGGTTTTCCCTTTGCCGACTTAGCAGCTTTCTTTTTCGGAGGCTGAAATATAGAGTATTAGCTACTAGACCATTCCATGTCAGTGTCTGGTAACGGCTTTTGTGCACATATGCAACATTTTAGCTAGACTAGCTATCTCTCTAGATGGACGCAGCGTCGCCTGCTGTTGTCAAAACATTTGATGGACATTTTGCTAAAACGCTGCTTTAAGGTTTATCACACCAACTAGCTAGTGTGTTAACAAATTTCACATCTGCGGCAACTTTTCTGGAAAGCTACGTTCATATAGTTTAGGATTCGACGTCACACGAAGGatagtaaataataacaaattatGGTCAAGCAAGTATAATCGTTGGTAGTGGCTTACCATGTTCATATAACCAGTGCAAGACGATGGTAATAAATGGTAGAGGAAGGGGGGTATTTTGAGTTGTGATTCCTGTAGCGGACAGCAAACGAAGCCGTTTCTTAGCAACGTGGCGGCTTTCTCGCGATAAACGGGATTCGCCGGAAGGTTTGGGGGCGGGGCCAGTCGTGTCGGAGGGCCAGTCGTCTCAATGCTGTACAAGCTTATTAAATCATGTGCAAGTTTTCCATACGGCAGCCATGGTCTGGCAAATTTGAATAATACTGCGCCCCGGTAAACTggaagtgtgtgtcatttttaATAGTCAGTCAGCAGTATAATGGTGAAATCATGAAGCGTATGGCTTTCAGTGAATGCCAGTTTATGTTGGCCTTGTCAATGGATAATAGCTAAATATATCGATATGTTTGTTTCAATGTCAACATAAAATGTGCAAGATGAAAAAACAGTAAAACTGGTATGACGAAGTGTTGTTCTTCATTAAAGACATTCACAaaccattattttttaattaatacttttatccactagagggcagaatCTGCCTGGCAACACCCGTGCGGCCAAAAATTATTTTCTAATTTATTTATGTCAGTGAAATTATATTTCAGTATTATTTATAAGACACTTGCATTTTACTTTAATTTTGTTTAAAGGTAAAATATCATCAAGATAGCGTCACTCATTACATCTTCTTTATTAACTAATAAAAGCGCATCAATTGTATTAGTCATATTAATATTAGATATGTCGTTCACGAgtgatatataatttatataatataatatatgcaTAATTCATCCGGTGGTGTTTCTCATATGAAATAGAAATCTATATATTAGAAGAAGTCTTTCTGTTAGGTCTATATTCTCTCGGTGATTAATTAAACATTTGGGATTGCATTAACTTTAACTAGTTATGTGGCTTAGTTTTTTAGaaccaacaaaacaaaaaaaaagtatatttttaTCCCGAAGAAGCGCTGATTCCAAGAATGACGGTGCATATTTCATACAGGTGCAGGTCCCGGGGATGAAGGGTGTGGCAATGGCAGTGGAactgaaatacaaaacaaacaCGAGAAAACACCATTTGTACCCAGTAGTACCTTTACACATAGAATGCAAACTGGGGAAGCCTTTTGTTTTCTGCCACTGTCACTCATATTCCCCCCAGCATCTCCGACTCTTCATAGTCTGCGCCCAGTTCCAAACCAACACCCCTCCCATGACAGTTCATCCCTTTAGTGTGGGCAGTCTGCCAAgatgccacacacacatacacacacacacacacacacacacacacacattcacgcaCCGCCTATCCCACTCTCCAGATCTCTCCGTCTCTTTCCTCCGCAGTTTCCCTCGTCCCGGCTCATTTACTATGCTGTGCTCACTGTGAGCAAAGGCACCGTGATCAGCAGAGCGATcgtcctccctctctccctgtcttGCGGCTCACGGTGGCAGCGTCCCCGGAACTGCCGTGCTCGTGTGGGGATGCGTCGCCGGTGAGGATCGCTGGTGGGGGGCAAAAAGGGGTGTCGCTGGTGTCTGATGCCGTGGAGAGTGGAGCCGGcgcgtctctctctcccccgcTGTATatctcgctccctctctctttatGCATGCTGCCTTAGACAGCCTTGCACACTCCCCCTGACTGGATGGAGGCACAAGGAGGGGCAAGTACCCCAGGTAGGTGCAAGCTATAGATCCTGACTGATATAACGTACAGAtatatggggaggggggcgtatATGGGGAAAGACACGTAGGAATGAAACTCACTGTAAATGTGAAATACGGGCAGCAAACGCTCTGACAATGACAATTTGAAAATATGTGTATTTATAACAAGTTGTTTCGCAtgtaacaaaaaagagaaacttAATTGTCACGCCTCATGCCGAAGTGGGACTGTTATTTCGTATTCATTGATTAAATACCGTTTTCTGTGCCTTTGTTAAAATTTTGAGTTATAGTAAAAAcagttgttttcagtttgatctgACAAGAAGCCCCTGAGACACCACTCGCTGTAACgttttataataatataatactcTTAACTTGCTGCGTTATATATGTTATCTTTGCTCATTAAGATACGTGTATTTCCTGAGCAACTGATTATCACAATAATGTAGAAAAAGTGGCCTGTTGGTGTAGCCCGGCTGGATGGGAATGCGGCTCCTATCTCACTTTTATAAATGTCAGCTATCGGTATTGTATAGCATTCGCGATCCGCGTCTGGTTTGTCTATGTCAATGATGCCTTACATACATTAACATTTCGATCatgttaaattatttttttaaattgtatatCATAACCCAAAATCTCTTAAGTAGATCGTCCCCTCGCTAATGCTGGGGTTCGTGGAGCaggaaggttagttgtcaaaTGCAGGGCAGCACCTGCGCCAAACAAAAACCAACCGGCTTCAGTCTGAGCCGCTTCGCCACCAGACATCTGGCGAACAGCTTCAAAGTATCTCCTCCCGGCTCTTCCCAACGCGAGGAAACACTGTCCGCTAGCAAAGGCGCCTACGCTGGCGCAGCACCCCTGCGTTATGTAGATGATCGATAGTCTTCGCCTCTCTGTGCCTCTGCTCTGATGCCTATTGTTTCACAGCCGCTGCATGACTCAAGCGTGGGGAAAATACATCACAAAAAACATCCACCACACCCTAACCTATCTATAGTATATGTAGCATTTGCATATATGTCAACGCTACAAGATTACAGAAATCCGAATCTCTACCACCTGTATTTCATAACATGACACTCTTGATGTATATATTCAAAGGTGACATAATAAAATTAGTCCAAAATTAGTTTCTTATAAACATCCGAGGATAGATTAACAGAATGACACAGGCTTACTCAGAAATGATCGCTTCCTTTGATAATGTATTGTTGGCGAGCATGCACCATTGTTAAATACGCTATAGTTGACTTTCGCTGTCTCACAGGCGAACCCCGTAGCATAAAGCATGCGGTGCATGACTGCATAGCCGCTGTCTCTCTGGTGCACGTTTTAATCACCATCCCATGAATGCGAGGCTGCATTTCCGTAAACTAAATTACTGCTATGATTAATTACCGCTGAATCAACTGTGAACTCTCTCTGCTAGTGTCTAATGGATTTTAATACTTGTACTGAAGGCAGCCCAGTCAAAAAAGTTAAACTATAGCAAATGCACACgtcataacaataataacaaatataataataataataataacaacaacaacaataataattactATTATATAGCCCTGATGGAGTACCTCAGTGAGATCTATATTAACAATTGGCACTCATAACATTTGCTGGTATTTGTTCCAAACAACTGCTCCATTTAATTCAGCCGTTGAAAAATATCGATCAATATGTCGCATACAATAAATAGTAAAGGTAacggaccatccatccatccatctgtcctctAACCACTTAAAACTGAAGTGGGTCGCATTCAGTATACGGCACACGGCTGGGATGCACCCCTGGGACGTAAGTCCATTACAGGACACATACATAATATTCAAAACTTCCCCCTGAGCTACcgttaaataatttaaaactgtataaaattaCAGCTatttgaaaatgtaaaataccCTTTAATTTGATGTAAATTAATTAGTACATAAAAATATAAGTATCTTATCACTAAAACTTATGACTCTAGACCAGTTGTGTACTGAGATCCAActgtgtaattaaatcaagGTAAGCTGTGGTTTCCCATCATCCGGGTGCATGAAACAGGTATTGATGTATGAAAATGCCAGAACCTTCTTACCGCGAACCATAGCTTTAGTTGGCTAACCCTAAATTTGGGATTTAGGGTAACAGGACAGGCTGCCGGCAAGTATGCAACATGGTATTAATAAGACCAACCAACAGAACCGTAGTACAATACAATTCTGACAGAAACGTTGAGGCATGCCTAATGGCAGATAAAGAATTTAATTACCACCCCAAAGACCAATTAATTAGGGACTGCGATTGAAGAAAATCAGCATACAAAGTGGATCTCTACGAGGTGGATTAAGAATCCTGTCATAGACACTGTTAATTAGACCCTACACATCATTAATTGAAACTACAGTTGATTTATCACTGTTTCGtggtaaaaaattttttttgccATACAGCCTGCTGAGATACTAAATCTATGCGTCAATAATATGAATATACACTGTGCATGGAGTATGACTAAATTAAGAATTTATGTCAGCCACTGCCTTTAAGGTCTTACGTACAAGGTTTAATTTAATATGGTTTGGTAGCATCACAAAGCTGAATTATTGTCTAGTgccactgatcttcacagagAAGCAGACAGTGTTTGTTTCTATATTTAATACCAGTCCTTTCTTTACCTGAGGAAACTGAACTCCCTGCTGGCTTAATCTAATTAGGAGTCTCTTGCAAGGCTGAGCCACGTCCTCGGCAAAGGTCCGGGCCCTCTGACACCGAGGGCTTGGCATATTACAGCTAGAAGCCAATTTAGGTCTATGGCATGTGACGCTATACACAGATCCAGGACATTTTCGGTCCAGATTAAAGCCTAACGAGACTGTAATGTTCGGAGAGGGCTGCTTGGGTGGAGCTGGCAGTCAGCCCTGAATCTCACGGAAAAGCCAAGAAAGGCATGTCTGTGGCAGGTGATGTTGACAcgtatttaattaaaatgcagGGCAAACAATTCCAGAACCGCATCAAGAACACAGTATGAATATTAAGCTGCTTTAAGGGACAAAGACGGTGAGCGGAGTGACCTAGAAGGGAGGGTCAGGCAGTGCACACAGCACTTGCAAATCtagaaaatgtaaatcactaTGCCGTAGGACTATATCTTAATTACACAGCAGGCCAttttggaaaataaggatatgaaTATGAAAATATGGATTACAGTCCACTAACTGTTCATTCATGCTGCTAAACTGTGTGTCAGTCCAGGAAATTATCTCATGTTCGGAAACAACTGTTCCTCAGATTTCCTGTAGTGAAATTTATGATCGTAGGAATATTTATTCTAAATAAGCATTTTCTTTAACATTCTTATGATGTACCACTGTGtagtaatattttaattattatgatatttATGACTTCACAACTCTGTACTGAATAAGTGGTTAGTGGTTAGTGTGATCATTCATTATGATCGTATTAACAGTACACATTCAGAGCAGCTGGCGCACAGCTGGCAGCAGGGATATTTAATAATACGCTAAACGagtaatattgtttttttcatttcagtAACAAATCATCTTACTGAGGAATCAGTGAGTCTTTGCAGCTCAGCTCAAAGTTCATGAAATTTTAATTCATGCTGATACTGTGAATAGACAGAAACTTAGGAGCTGAAACgcacacaaagacagacacacaaagacacaaagAGACTGGATTAATTGCATTAACCGCAATATTTTCTTGGTGTCTTGGTGTGGGTGTAAGGCTAGCTGTACCCAATTAGGTGTTTGCTGTTGTTTTCTTAATGATTTTTCTTTCGCTGTTTTCTGAGATGTTAGTATAAACATCATTGTAAGCTGTAAGACGGGGCCCAAAATCCTGCCATGCCGGACCTCCTCTAGAGACGCTGGAAAGCTACAAGCACCCAGAATAGCATGTGACTGACACTGAGCAGAATGTGACGCATGCTAACTAATCACTGATGCTAACCTCCCAGGCTGGAAAAGAATGCCTGACTGTTCGTCTGCCTTCCCCTGCAGAGCCAAACAAAGACATCCTGAATCTTCTTCTGAAGCCATCCAGTTCAGGAGACCTGGCCACAGAGCcttcccacaacccagtagaaGAGGAGGAGGTCCCTGTGACTAACTCCGGACTGCTGCAGGTCACTGAGAGGAGACGTAAGTGCTGGAGTACCAGTGACCCTCTGGAACAGTGTCTCCCAgttcagtcctcggggacccaaagaccaggagctgggagggagcaaaagtgtggacagtctgacagggagctcagaggaagcaaaaacatggactgactgtaggtccccgaggaccggattgggaaacactgatctggaACGACAAATGACAGTGGGCAAGAGCATTGAATATGGATGGAGCATAGAGGATGGATATGGGCTTATGGCTTATTAGGTCTGCTACACCAGGTTCTTTACTCATGTAGTGAATGCCTTAGTCAAACTATTACAGATGCAATGTTACTACCTTACTTCACACCAGTTTAACATCAGCCATTATTTATGTTGATTAATGTTGCCCGGAACATGCAAATGGACGAATATTGTGTGTTGACAGTGTATCACTGGTTAGTATGTGAGTATCTGGTGTTGAATCTTAAGGGACACCGTCACTTTTACTTGATCTAGGACGACATCCTGTGTGCTGTCGGTACTTAGCTCATCAGCTAAGTAACAAATTTTGATTTGCATTTCGTTTTTTCAGTGCTTTTACTTGCGTGACTTTGGGTCCACACGTTTCATTTTAAGTACATGTGAGATTTTGTAGGTTGTGAATTTTTAAAGTGCGGTCAACCCACTGAATGAAAAGGATACTTCCCCCATAATTTCTAAGTTCCACAACAGAACCTTTTTTCAAGGGCGAATTTTTTTGGCGGTATGTGAAGCCGCCGCGCGTGAGAAGCAGCATTGTGCCCTGGCTGAGTAGCAGAACAGATCGTTTTGTGTGTCCCATTAAATGCAGGGCAAGGCCAGGCAAGAGGTCTCGGAAATGCAGCGCCTTCGAGGGCAAATTTGTGCGCTGTCTTTCAGCAGCAGATAAGGAGGTTTTTTGAGCTGAAAGGTCAATAGGGCTCCTGTACCGTCTACCATCACCCAACCAAGCATGTAGGTCAACCACCATTACACATACAGTCCAATAACCAATCAGAAATGCAGGCCTGAAAACAGGAAGCGGCCTGCAAGCCCTCAGCCTTCACATGGGCACTGTCCCCCTGCACCCAGGCCTGCTTTGTGAAGTAAATAGAACCTAACCATCTCCCAGCCTGAAGCCAACATTAAAAGTTAATAGTGTTTTGCAGGAAATGTCCTTCTCAGTGGACAGGGTCATTGTCATGGCCTCTTGTGGTGCATCATCTTTTGAATATAACATGTGTTTCTGGGCTGACTGGTGCGAGCAGCATTTTCTCAGCTAAACGTTTCCACTCTCTGCCACTTTGATTTGCCAGCTGGCTAGTTATGCTTCGGCTGAGGACTTTACAGCAGAAACAGAAGTCGGCGTCAGATTTCTGCGAGAAGATTAACCATTGCCTGTCTTCAGTCTCCCCGATTCGTGAGGAAAGGATGGCATCCAGAATCATAGAAATGTGTTTGTTCAATGTCCTGGTGGGAAAAGCCGCTCCGGCCGTAAAATGCTTTTGATCACAGGTCGGGCGCGGTCGTGTCGCCGGTGTGACTGCGGTGGCCGGGAAATCGCGCAGGCCGCCTTGGCAGGTGCTCTGCTCAGTTTTGCCGCATCAAGGTCACCGGGAGATCGCAGTTGCCATCTTCATTCCTGCCCCCCAGAACAAACCTTGTCAAACCCTTTTTATTAACGGCCCATTTAATGCCTCTTTAACACTCCATAATGCCATCTTTGCTTTTCTTCTCTTCCGTTTATCTCTCTTTTTTCTTTGTTGGATCCCGTTTTTTCTCATCTGGATTTTCTCTGTCACTCTCCTTCATCAACCTGGTCATTGTCCAATAAAAGATAATGACACACCGAGTAACATATGTCACACATAATTCCAATATGTTACATTACAGAATAATATACTAAGATATATTGTTAACATATGATGTAGCTATTGGATTTTGTAATacattatactgtatattatagAGTAACTCTATAATACACATATTCCCACATCACACCTTGACACTTTGTTATAGTAAAAAAGTTAAAGTAAATATTTCCAGTGAGATTTTGTTGAGATTTTCAATGATATCATGTCGCCGCGTGGCTCAGTGAGCCTTGTCGGAGGGGACGCCTTGGTTGTAGTTAGTGAGCTAGGCAGGCTACCATTCAGAAGTacgagatggggaggggggcggggggtgggttgACCTCAGCTCGCCCCACTGGAAACCCAAGGAAGAGGGAGCGGGGGAATCTATGAAACAGCGCACCTCTGCCTTTGTACAATACCTACGCAATTAGTAAAATCAGTCACGCTACGAAACGTTATCAAATGAATGACAATCGATTTATAATGCAGTGACATACAGTGTCACAGATACATTGTtgcattattatatatatttttttggtttgtgcgaaatcattaaaaataatttcaagCCAGTCCGCACACCCCCCTAGGTGAATTGGTTTAGTCTTGACTCTTGCTTGACAGCGTTGGGGGAGGGCTAATGTATTAACGGGAGTGCCAAATTAACACAAATGGATAAGATAAGGTCTGAGCCATCAAGTGCCCAGTTTAGGGAAAAAGGAAAGGAGAAAGAAGAAGAGAAACATGCAAAAGATAAAGGAATGCAGGAATCCAACGCTTTATAAGTACAAAATTATACATGTAAGGAAATAGGCTAGTGAGACACTGAAATGTCTGTTAGCCAATAGGGTAATACTGTAATACTTATATTGTGTTGGTTGTCTTTGTTACTTCTCTTTGATATTTATGAATCttattttgtatatatttatacattcaTACAGCTTTACATTTTATTGATTTGTATAGTTCCAAATGTCCTAATAAACTACACAGTGCTGAATGGTGGGTGATAGACTCACAGTTTTTTGTTGCTGTGAGGGGGGGTCGTTTGTAAAAGGCCCCTCTGTTCCAGGTCCAGTGCCACACCTCCAACAACATCCCCTCCTTTGTTCTGCTGCAACTCCTGGTGCTGCCTGAAGGAGGACCCTAATATTTACGCTGCCGCTTTTCTCATTTAGCGAATGCCCTTATGCAGGGCGGTCCCTGCTAAGCGTTCGCTGGACACATTTCCAACGGCGTCCCTGCACTGCATTTCCCAGAGCGCTTAGTGACAAGCCCTAATGAAGATGCAAATGTGATGCGAAACAAACCTGGCGCTTCATCGTAATGTAAAATATAGCGAATCGCCCTGAAGCCTTTTTTGTCTGTGTCAGC includes these proteins:
- the gas8 gene encoding dynein regulatory complex subunit 4 is translated as MNMPPKKKAAKSAKGKPPTVVDGLSTEEMSKEQLEEHIVRLRDELDREREERNYFQLERDKIHTFWEITRRQLEEKKAELRNRDREMEECEDRHQVEIKVYKQKVKHLLYEHQNNVAELKAEGVLSSKVMQKEHGSQENELRRAMRALKVDYKEQELGHEDLVKSLKLKQEEEVTKTMSDFERQVREIEAKYKKKMEAMRAELDLRRKTEIHEIEERKNGHIDTLMKNHEKAFSDIKNYYNDITINNLSLINSLKEQVDEKKKKEERMEKEMAEVQQQNKRLTEALQKASGQLAEQKKQLANYDMDKGSLARAKAHLKIAEKENKDLKWEHEVVEQRFGKVQAERDELYQKFTQAIQEVQQKSGFKNLLLEKKLEVLADTLEKKEAQLNEVLSASNLEPTALSVASRKLEDVLDAKNLTIKDLQYELARACKAHNDLLRTCEAKLSAFGIPVEELGFKPLESSVTGQTLGLGPSGLVSAPT